Below is a window of Quercus robur chromosome 6, dhQueRobu3.1, whole genome shotgun sequence DNA.
ctggatgggacaggaaggaatCCCCCGAATCTAACCTGCACATGTGTGGTAAGGATGACATCAAGATtatagtatataacatggaaagaTGTACTAAGAAAAGGGGATTTGAACTCTTGGACAATTGGATATTAAAAGGAAACCATATGATACAAGTTACTGAAGCTCTTCCGAAGATAGATTTCTAATTGTACTTGTGTCAAACCGTCTTGAAACGTTAAATCTAATCGTTTTTCCTCTGGGATAGGTCTAGTTCTtccatccacgctctacaaatttattgtttgggccatTAGTGTTTGAGCCCAATCCAATTTTGGGACCAATTCAATTTCAGTcgttacatatatatatatatatatatatatcaaagtttaaagaaaattcaattagaatcaaatttggattttgcgtttgttagctttccataaaaattaaattatttaaatttttgctgttattttttctttaaactaatgagcatatattttttttattttttattttataatatttctattcaaatattttgtatgCGAAGATCTTGAacctaaaaaattgtaattgagcTGAACGATCCAATGCACCTATccccattcaatttaggagatactattagaccaatcttttttttttttctctttttttttgtgttgaatttagtagaatttcacatACAATGATtttgaattgatattgtatatgtacTTATGTAGTAtccaatagtgattttcaaaattatacaCATAATAACAATGTAATGAGAAATTTGGCGTAactaatatcatgaaaattgtaaggaaaaataattttagtaccTCTAAATATCTAGATCGAACTAGTGtcctatatatttaataattcaagCTAACATCAATAGAACCACTTCAATTTATCATTCCTGTGTGTAGACACAGATTATATACTAATAGTTTATAATAGCCATATCTTGAGATATAAAATACAACTCTTGAagacttttttttgagaaataactCTTGAAGACTTGAAAAATAGAATCACCCATAAGTAGaagcaaatataaattttttgatgttTATTTATAGACACTCATCGTATAATGATTTATTGCAGATAAAAAGcattggatgatgttttttaggtCAACGAAATGGACAGTTATATTTGCCAATaactttgaaaattaatttgcaCTTTTTGGTAATTATAACGAGGACATCCAAAATTCAAATCGTTTCTCCCGATTTAAAAGCTcgacaaaatattttaatgaattcaATATCACTATAAGGAGACGGTTTTCGTGGGTTGCTTGCATACTTCTACGGTTTGCCACATTCTCCACATTTTGTAACTTTTATCTTATATTTGTCAATCATTTACATCCAGTTGCAGCAGGAAAATTGCCATTGAATAGCGCCTAGAAATAGACCATTTCATGGATTCATAAAGAGCGTGCGCATAAGCCTCCTAAGGGACATCCATGTCACATAATGGATAGACTCAATGTGCATGACTATAAGCCAAAGCCTATGGAAACCAAATAATGCTACATACACAACATATATCAATCATAAGCCACCACTTCAGCAACTACGAAAAATATGGTTgaatttttatctaaaaaaataataataaaatggtaGAAACGGTTTTTATTAGACTTTTTGTACGAGTCAAGTGCCAATTTAGCTTTTAGAATTGGTTGTGACAAAGTCCACATTAGCATCAGTGCATCATAAGTTCACAActcaaataaaatagaattagTTTTACCTTTTCAAATCATCCCCCATTCAACAGCCACCAAACCATCCAAAAATAATGTCCATATTATTCCAAATATAAATAGTAGCTGCATCATCAATTTGACATATCTACGTACATTGACATTATTCCAAATATAAACAGTAGCTACAGCATCAATCTGACATATCTACATTGGCATTATTCTAAATACAAACAATGACATTagccttatcaaaaaaagaaggaaaaaaaaaaccaacgaCGTTAGCAATGTGgcatttttctaaatataacCAGCCAgagattatatataaatataaacagtAGTAACATCAATCAGACATATCTAAGAGTAGCTATCTAGCAACAAAATAGacagcaaaaaagaaaattatggcACTAACTGCTGCTAGcacaaccaccatcaccacTTTACTAATATCCCTACTCTTCCTTCCCAAATTTTATTCTTCTGAACTCGACTCACACACATCAATCGCAAAAGCAGATGTGGATCTTCTGGAATTTCCTCTAAATTTAGAGTTCTTTGAAGCTGAATTCTTTTTGTATGGCGCTCTGGGTTATGGATTAGATAAAGTTGCTCCAAATTTAACCCAGGGAGGTCCAACACCCATTGGTGCTAAAAAGGCAAATTTGGATCCTTTTACCAGGGATGTTATTGAGCAATTTGCTTACCAAGAAGTTGGACACTTGAGGTTTTTCTCTTGAAatcattatttaatttatttatgtctttATGTGTGTTGGTATAATGACTAATGGGTTCTAGTTAGTTTATTAGATAAAGATTTTCATCCTTGAAtaatggatttggatttgaatacCATCTATAATGAAAAGAAACACATTGATGGCTTAACATAATGACAAACAACAATTATCATAACGTAGATACTATAAACTTTAAATCCTATCGTAgcaataatttcttttaaatgtCAAAGGTACTAACTATTAAGTTCTTGATGCAGGGCCATTCAAAAAGTTGTTAAAGGATTTCCAAGACCATTATTGGACTTAAGTAAAGAATCATTTGCAAAAGTGGTCGATGCTGCAGTAGGGAAAAAGCTGTCCCCACCTTTTGATCCTTATTATAGTGGAGTTCACTACCTCCTTGCATCTTACCTTATTCCTTATGTTGGACTCACGGGCTACGTTGGAACAATTCCAAAACTCCAAGCCCCTACTTCTAGAAGGGTAACTGATATTTAAACTTGATTATTGATCCCTAGTAATGTTCTAAGAAATAAACAGTAATCacaattttttgcttttacgtgcatgtgtgtgtatatatacatagttATATACTACCATTGTTTTTTATAGAATAAACTATCATTTTTCCTCTTAGAAATGATAAAGCTTGACGAATGgaatttgtaatttttcaaaGGTCCATAATCAACTTATATTTGGTATAACtcacctaataattttttttgggattaatattttaaaaatcctattGTTGGATTACCTATGTTCTCTAAATTTTTAACATACACGCTAAATTTGGTATCAATTATatgtaattttcctttttactCCATCAACTCATTTTTTCTGCCTAACTTCAAAGTACAAAAATGGAAAgttaaacattttatatatgACATTATAATTAATCTCTGCTCGTCTTTATATTTTGCATGCATATAAGGTATAAGGAGACAATGCAATTCAAGTTATTTaacagtggatttgtcaaattcCACGTTTGATATATAGTTATTAAGTGATATAACATTGATAAAAGTTACACCAAGTTTAATTTAAACCAAACCCTTTTTTGATTTGAAAGGTAGATTAGTAGAGCACGAAAACAGAAATTCAGTTCATAACACTTACTTTGATATCATAATATATTACTACTTGTCCAAAAATCATGAAGTTATTATGATAAGAATGTGGACGTGTATATGTTTAGCTCGTTGCAGGCCTATTAGGTGTGGAATCGGGCCAAGATGCAGTTATTCGAGCATACCTGTATGAGCATGCACACAAGATTGTGAAACCATATGGAATAACGGTGGCACAGTTTTCAAATTACTTTTCGGATCTAAGGAACAAGCTTGGACATGAAGGTGTCAAAGATGAAGGTCTTTGGGTTCCCAAATCTGAAGGTGCTGAGGGAAAGATCAATGGGAACGCACTTGCTGGAGATGCAGACTCTGTTGCATATGATAGGACCGCTGAGGAGATATTGAGGGTTGTTTATGGCTCCGGTGATGAGCATAAACCTGGTGGGTTCTATCCAAAAGGAGGCAATGGTAACATTGCCAGATCTCATCTACATTAATTCTATGCCTATAGCTTGAttacaagaaaacaagttcTAGTGTTTTTTGGTTCATTGTTTAAAGTATGTAACCTTTTGgttgttaataaataaataaataaatcttttgtGAGTCTTTATGATTATATGCGTAACAAAATTGTtgttttaagcttttttttttctcttgtttgttcAAAAGCTTAGAGTTTATTTGGGTTCCAATAAATCCATTTGTGTAATGAGTTTATGATAAAGAATAATTACCACGGAACGAGCGTTATAAGTTCAAATCCTgctatatcatttttttttaaaaggcttAGACTTTGTAATTTGAACATTGAACTTGAGAGAGTAAGAGAAATAGAGCAAAATTAAAGTATAAAACCACATAGCCCTAATGTCTTCCAATATCTCACTATCAATCtttttagggtctgtttggatatagCTGAAAACCGAAAACTGAAACTgtaaactgaaaaacactgtagcaaaataatttttaaatgtgtgaatagtaccgtggtacctatttttaatgaaaaagttgctgaaaagtatAGTTTGTGGGACCCATAAACAGTGCACGAGAACACTGTTCacagaagaaaagtcaaaaagttacggctggggaaaaaaaaaaaaaaaaaaaactttgaaacgCAAATGTGCGTCTGGGAAGCGCAAAACCCAAAGCATTTTGCGCTTTCCAGACGCACTCTTAGACTTCTTTGGGGGAATCGCAACCCAGAGGAGCGACGAAGTCCACTGTCTAGCGTGAGACAGTGGACAAATATTTGTATATGAATCATGATGGAGTCCTAGAAGCAAAATCTCCTTGACATTACTATAAATCCCATTTAATCATTTGTATTAAACTCATATTCTTCTTCATTGTCAGTTTTATATTAAAGAACTAACTACAAAACATGTCCagcaccaaaaaagaaatattttcatAGTTTTGCCCACTTCAGGTATAGCTGTCAACTCTTTCACAGTTTCTTGCATCCTGAAATCGATCAAGCATGACGATTCATTTCCTTTCTTCATATTCACCTTGCTCTGGTTTGCACAAACATCGAGTGTTTTGAATAAACGTTCAACACCTAGGAAGAGTGGGAATAAGAGTTAAGATTTGCATTTACTTCCATCCGGTTGGAGCAAGAATCTTACTTTGGATACTATATAGAGAAAAGTCAAGAGAGAGATACCAAGGCAGAAATCAATAATGAAATTTGGCATATCAAAGAAACTGAactaataatataaaatgttaaattcaaaatttgatgtcttaaatcattttattatatatgttcttACTTAATTTTCcaccttttctttttaggagatttgaattttgacataTCCAATTTGTGTGTGCTTAATGAAACAAATTGTATTCTGTTCTCAGATATGACCT
It encodes the following:
- the LOC126688866 gene encoding desiccation-related protein PCC13-62-like isoform X3, yielding MALTAASTTTITTLLISLLFLPKFYSSELDSHTSIAKADVDLLEFPLNLEFFEAEFFLYGALGYGLDKVAPNLTQGGPTPIGAKKANLDPFTRDVIEQFAYQEVGHLRAIQKVVKGFPRPLLDLSKESFAKVVDAAVGKKLSPPFDPYYSGVHYLLASYLIPYVGLTGYVGTIPKLQAPTSRRLVAGLLGVESGQDAVIRAYLYEHAHKIVKPYGITVAQFSNYFSDLRNKLGHEGVKDEGLWVPKSEGAEGKINGNALAGDADSVAYDRTAEEILRVVYGSGDEHKPGGFYPKGGNGNIARSHLH